A single region of the Nicotiana sylvestris chromosome 6, ASM39365v2, whole genome shotgun sequence genome encodes:
- the LOC138871077 gene encoding uncharacterized protein — protein sequence MINATTGYEAMSFIDGSSDYNQIRMTPKDEELTAFCTPKGIYCYKVMPFGLKTTGATYQRAMQNIFDDLLHKNVECYVDDLVVKSREKGDHMKDLRMVFELLRRYQLRMNPLKCAFGVTSGKFLVQPPWKMYFDGAAHRGRAGAGVVFVTPQGEVLPYFFTLTQLCSNNVAEYQALIIGLEMAIDMKQLQLQVFGDSQLVVNQLLLMGWLGDVTIQHVPRKENKKADALTTLALSLALPDQAHVTIYQKWLVPPLNEAEGEENKLKHLVAVSEVEKEEWRQPIIDYLCYGILLENTRRRTEIRRRAPRFLYYKDTLYRRLMNKICELFGFKQRNSSMYNVATNGLVEAFNKTLCNLLKKVVSKSKKDWNDRMEEALWRQIPSLRLAIQEGITDEENARLRLTELEALDEKRLEAQQSLECYQARLSRAFNKRVRPRSFQVGDQVLAVRIPIITSHKPVRKFTSNGMGHMSYKKLTQVGLTSWLM from the exons ATGATCAATGCTACTACTGGTTACGAGGCAATGTCTTTCATAGACGGTTCATCGGACTATAACCAAATACGCAtgacaccaaaagatgaagagcttactgcattcTGTACGccaaagggtatttattgctacaaagtaatgccttttggcttgaagaccACTGGagctacttaccaaagggctatgcagaatattttcgacgatcttctccacaagaatgttgaatgctatgttgacgacttggtggtgaaatcaagagagaagggcgaccacatgaaagacttgaggatggtatttgaattgctTCGGagataccaacttaggatgaacccattgaaatgtgcctttggagttacttctggaaagttccttg ttcaacctccatggaagatgtactttgatggtgctgcacaTCGTGGAAGAGCCGGGgctggcgtagtatttgtcactcccCAAGGTGAAGTCTTACCCTACTTcttcaccttgacacaactctgttccaacaatgttgctgagtatcaagcattaataattgggcttgaaatggccattgatatgaagcaattgcaattgcaagtctttggtgactcccagttagtggtcaatcagcttttg TTGATGGGGTGGCTCGGGgatgtgactattcagcatgtgccgaggaaagaaaataagaaggctgatgctTTAACTACTCTAGCTTTATCATTAGCCCTGCCTGACCAAGCGCATGTTACCATCTACCAAAAATGGTTAGTACCGCCGCTaaatgaggctgaaggtgaagaaaacaaactcaagcatcttgtcgctgtttctgaagttgagaaagaagaatggcgacaacccattatcgactacttatgctatgggatacttctAGAAAATACgaggagaaggactgaaatccgtcgtcgcgcacctcgcttcctttactacaaggatactctatacagaag GTTGATGAATAAGATTTGTGagctctttggcttcaagcaacgtaactcttcgatgtacaatgttGCCACCAATGGTCTAGTcgaggcattcaacaagactctatgcaacttgttaaagaaagtcgtctccaaatccaaaAAAGATTGGAATGAtcgtatggaagaagctctatgg cgtcaaataccttcgttacgactggctattcaagaagggatcactgatgaagaaaatgctcgacttcggtTAACAGAGTtggaagctcttgatgaaaagagattggaagctcaacaaagtcttgaatgttatcaagctcgattatcTCGTGCCTTCAATAAGAGAGTTcgcccgagatcctttcaagtaggagatcaagtccttgccgtACGAATACCCATAATTACTTCTCATAAACCTGTAAGGAAGTTCACTtcaaatgggatgggccatatgtcgtacaagaagcttactcaagtggggcttacaagctggttgatgtAG